GTCACTTCTGGCGCCAATCCTGTTTCCCTCAAGAGGGGAATCGATAAGACTGTCCAAGCTTTGATCGAAGAGCTTGAGAAGAAAGCTAGACCTGTCAAAGGTGGTAGTGACATCAAAGGTActatctttttttcttccaGTGACCTTCCTTCTTGTTTATCCAATCTTGTTTATCAAAACTGTTTCATGACATTTTTTTTGCAGCGGTGGCTACAATCTCTGCTGGAAATGATGAGCTTGTGGGAACAATGATTGCTGATGCCATTGACAAAGTTGGACCTGATGGTGTTTTGTCCATTGAATCTTCATCCTCTTTCGAGACTACGGTCGAAGTTGAAGAAGGAATGGAGGTCTGAGTTTCTTTTAGTCTTTACTAAAAAACTCTTCAACTCTAGTTTGATGTGCCAATGGTCTATAATGGATTGCAGATTGACAGAGGTTACATCTCACCTCAGTTTGTTACAAACCCTGAGAAACTACTAGTTGAGTTTGAGAATGCGCGGGTGTTGATCACTGATCAGAAGATCTCCGCAATCAAAGACATCATCCCAATCTTGGAGAAGACCACTCAGCTTCGAGCTCCATTGCTGATTATTGCAGAGGATGTTACAGGTGAAGCCTTAGCAACCCTTGTCGTGAACAAACTCCGTGGTGTCCTCAATGTTGTCGCCGTGAAAGCTCCTGGATttggagaaagaagaaaggcTATGCTTCAAGATATAGCAATCTTGACAGGTAACCTTAGTTGTCTTTTTAATTCTCTCTCTATGTTTTGTTCTGTTCTGAACTTTGTCTTCTTTTGTGGGTTGTTCTTCAGGAGCCGAGTATCAAGCCCTTGACATGGGCTTGCTGGTCGAAAACACAACCATAGATCAGTTGGGTATTGCTCGTAAAGTCACCATAAGCAAAGATTCGACTACGCTCATTGCAGATGCAGCTTCCAAGGACGAGTTACAAGCTCGTATCTCCCAGCTGAAGAAAGAACTATTCGAGACTGATTCTGTCTATGACTCAGAGAAGCTCGCTGAGAGAATAGCTAAACTCTCTGGTGGTGTTGCTGTCATTAAAGTCGGAGCAGCGACTGAAACTGAGCTTGAGGACCGTAAGCTTCGTATTGAGGACGCAAAGAACGCTACATTTGCTGCTATCGAAGAAGGTATAGTTCCTGGTGGTGGTGCGACTTTGGTGCATCTCTCAACTGTGATTCCTGCCATTAAAGAGAAGCTGGAGGATGCTGATGAACGTCTGGGAGCTGACATAGTACAGAAGGTAAAGGATCATAAGTTTTTAACATCATTTGAGATTTGATCTTAtgagggttttttttttttatattcaggCTTTGGTGGCACCAGCTGCACTTATTGCTCAGAACGCTGGAATCGAAGGAGAAGTTGTAGTTGAAAAGATTATGTTCAGTGAATGGGAGATAGGGTACAACGCCATGACTGATAACTATGAGAatctgttggaagctggagtgATTGATCCAGCTAAAGTCACGAGATGTGCGCTTCAGAACGCTGCATCGGTTGCAGGAATGGTACTGACAACTCAGGCCATTGTTGTTGACAAACCGAAACCTAAGGCTCCTGCTGCTGCTCCTCCTCAGGGTCTCATGGTGTAATGGGAAAATTACACACTTTTTACCATATGGTCATATTTGTTGACCCCAATGATCTcgcaatgtttttttttttactttcttcgTTGGGGATATGAGTAATTTTTTTAACGGCAACAACAAATAAATTCACTTTGATTATTCTGAATTGAAAGTGAAACTTAGAATGTTCTGTACTCAAAACTAGGTCGGGATCTTGCACATGAATTGTTATGGTATTTGATAGAAGCCATGTTTTGATAGGTCTCAATAATATCATTAGATTGTTGTGAAATGGTTGGAAAGAGATGGCATTTCCAAAAAGATGGTATTTCGTTAATAGCATGCTTGGTATAAACGGTAGCCAAGAAAGGGTTTAATACCCGAATATATCAAGAAAAAATTGGCAAAATGGGCAAATCGCAAGTTTGTAATTTGGCAGTGACTTCAAGTTTAAATTAGTCAATTGGGCAATTTTTTGCATTTGCCCATGTAAACTAATGTCTAAATATTCTTTGGGACATTTGTCAGATTCATTATTTAtatctttaccattttaattaaaactagatcatgacccgcccggtcgggcggttttcatattttttggaagcatgagatatatttttttattgttataaatttttttttttgattttttgtatattataaagttaattatttaaaaaacaattattacatatttactcggtgaattttattatattctgatgtctaatatattacatatgtctgatatataaacaaaaagtgtTTAGCttcatcatttttattattattatttttttggaagtGATCGTAGGTGTGTAAAGATAATGTAGAAGATCagtatttatagtttaattttaggGTAACAATAATGTACCACCgatatatatactaaaccaattaagtaatttataataaataccaAATCACACTATATGGTTACCGAGATATTATGTATAATTGTAATGACTTGGTGAATGTAtttttccataaaatattttctttgaaagtAAAATTCGAGATATATATCTGTTATGTAAATAATCATATGCATCGAATATATACTACACAAATATTCTCTAAGGCAATTTCTTAATATATCTTATTAGCGAAATCAcccataattttaaatatagaattATGGGTCATTTTGTTAATCTATTaaacatgttttataaaataaattaatagtgttatatatttttagttttataatagttatatttatatttatatgtctaGTTAGCATTATTATTCAGACCCGTGCATATAcacataatttcaattttattaagatattaaactaatataaaataattagtcaaacatttgttaaaattttggtattttatatatttatgtagacAAAAATGTATAATGAACATTTACAGTAgactaatataataaatttggttttattttattttgtttttataataaaattctaattaaaattattttataataaaattataatcatatgactattttatagtagataaaaatgatacatcttttttaatagagaagatataTTTCTCAAAGAAATGTTTATATGTATTCTTAAGGTTTGGTGgtattaaattcaattttaataatattacacatTACGTAATATAGAGGTAAATAGAATCTGTACatatatttgtacataatatgtTATGTTGAACCCGAGgacaattttaaaacataatcgTATGCAACTATGCACTAacttaaataaagaaaagatggAGTTGCTAATCGTATGATTATGAACatgaatatatttcaaatctttttaGTTAGCGTTGGACCATTTATTTCctaaaccaacaaaataaaagaaagagtctCAGTCTATTAATGAATTCATGTGGATATCATATACCTATAGAAGAGAGTgtgcatttaatttaaaatcttacaaaataatagttaggtccattataatgtttctgttttaataagatagaNNNNNNNNNNNNNNNNNNNNNNNNNNNNNNNNNNNNNNNNNNNNNNNNNNNNNNNNNNNNNNNNNNNNNNNNNNNNNNNNNNNNNNNNNNNNNNNNNNNNaattgtttagtttttttcaataaaatcacagccatgaaaactagaatttttgatggatataagatgttttaatagaaaatagatattttatattatcttgtattattcaaagattttttaaaaactaaattattaaaagataatgaaatgtaatttaaacaattaaaagataatgaaatataatgaaagattttttttaaaccaaacaaTCAAGAGAATGTAATATGTAGTACAATtacaataaatttcaataaaatcgaaatctaacctagataatttttctcattagattacttttaagcaatcaatttttaaattttaataatttttttttagtatttatacttttaataattaataaatgatatatagtatttttgtatgatattaagcattcattttaatcatttttagtgtataaatattgtatttaggtGTCATTAGGAGTTgcatatgtataaatttcataaacagaGGCTTGGAATGCACAGGGGCGtaatggtttcttattcttcagttaaagaaaacgctttctttttctttagttAATTTAACTGTAAAGGTGGTGGTGtagaaaagaatgagagagaaaaagaagatgagaggaaAAGAAAGAGAGGGAGATAATTTCGTAGATGATGTTTGGTGGTGTGAAAAAGAAGGAgagaaaaagaatgagagagaaaaaaaacgaaagaggtgatgtgacaaattttattttagatatatccccttcttattaatcaaggaGCAATTTTTGAGACTAACCTTTGGTTTGTAAGTTATTTACGGGTGTGTCATGTTGACGTGTCGGCACCATATTCATTCTCAGCTCATTTATATACTTACCCTCAATTCACTAGAATAATTACATACAAATGCCATTGTGATACATGTGAATAATctacttatataatatactctCATCGTCGAACATAACCGATTTATTCATATTCAATTTCTGATGCATCCGTTTATAGCAACCTTAATTTACTGCATTTAATTTCGTGTAGTAattaaattcttttagtttattgtGTTTAGTTTCGTGTGTACATATATAGCAACCTTTCTTGAGCGACTTTAATTTGGTGTCGATTTTGGTAACTACTATGATTGGCATTTATGATCCGTCCATAATGATTAAACAATTTATGTGATTTTgttgttccaaataaaacttcttagatcgtggttcatccatttatcattcattcattttcaaaataggTAATTATACTGTCATTCTAGGATTGGCAATTATGAGTTAAAAATATTGGGTATTAATTGCATCGGAAAAAAAACTTCGTGCCCAAGATATAAACCTATATATAATGATAGTGGTCATTCCGAACAAAACAAGTCGTGTAGAGCAAATGTAAGTGTGATTATATAAGGTTTCCATTACTTTTATTGCCTTATAATTCGTTTACATGTTGCTCCTTTTTATTGTCTGAAACATATCCGTCTAATGGTTTCCAGGGTTTTAACCGTAGCATTTTCAAGGGAGAGATATGAATCGTAGTGGAGCTTTATCTTTCGAATTCAAAGGTTTTTTAATTCACaggttttttttaattttaacttttaagtatATTACTTTGAGCTTCACCTTTCTAAATAGGGAAATTTGCCAATATGGAACAACTTAGCTATAAGTTTGTCCCCTTAGAACAAAATCAACTTTTGTCACATTTAGACATTGACTACcctttttgtatataaaaattcataaaaaaaattttataaagccaaaaaatattaaaaaatagttaactTGATGTAGACAAGCATGtgcatatatgaaaaatatttttgcattcaAAAAATGTTTGAATAATAATTTTCGAAATTGGCTAAATGTGTTAGTAAATCATATCTACCATCTACGACGGTTTAGAATATGTAGTCTACGCAACGCAAAACGTTCTAAACCCTTTTGGATGCACATTATACTGATAACATATACGACTACTAAGGCAGAATATGAAAAGCAAATTTCTCGCTATCATCTAATTTTCTGGTAGATTACAAATCCTACGGGTTTATTACCTATCCACCACGGTAGACAATACAATCTAAAGTTACTCATTTGTATACCTTAGTAGAAAATATAATCTACGACATGTCTTTTTATCTACAATAGTAGTATACTATATCCTACCTTTTATTCTACGTTCTAATTTGGTAGAATGCAAATTCTACACGGTTTTTGAATTAAATCCGAAAATTTTGCTAAAAACGGTTAACAAATATTctgcaaatttttttaattatttttttccctttttagttttaatttccTAAAATCTAGTCTTcttccccaagttcttcttcacgtTCTTCATTTTTTCAATTCTTTTCAAAGTTTTTCTTCTATCAAGAGTATGAAAATTCACATCTATGCTTCTTGTGGTTTGTGGAAATCGTCCATAAACAATGGATGGGGATTTATTGTTGATGAGGAAAGAGAAGGCAAATTACTTACATTGGACACAAGTTCAACATTTGATAACCTAAAGGCTATGGTTTGTGAAGACTTTGGAATTGATGTAATGATTGTTTTGATCAAATTTGGGCTATGGTTTCACGATTCGTTTCTTAAgcttttagtatttttaatttcaaatatttaatttaattaactttgaattaaaaaaaaggacAAAACAGTCTACACATTAATGTTAATTCTAACGGGACAAAGAATGTAGATTTAATTCTAAGGGGACAAATGGATACCGAATTAGTTCCATATTGGCAAATTTCCCTTCTAAATAACAGGTTTTCGACAAAAGACTAAGAATCCAAGATCACGAAAGTCTAAGGATCTTGCAATTAACTATGGTTGATTTTTCATCTGTAAGTTACCAAAATCCTATTTAATTGTGGTTTTTTATGAAGTTTGAGAACTCTGAGCATTTTTGTAATTAATGCAGGCTACCAAAAGATGATTTGAAATTAACTATGGTTGATTCGAACTCTAGCCTTTCATTGTCGAATGAAGTGTCTGAGAAGCCTCACAGCTTTACCTTTCCAAGTCGGTAAAAAAATACTAACTTGCTTTACCTTTCTAAGtcgatattttttatttcaaattaggTCACAAGTAACtttccttatttttttaatatttacttttaagaatattatatgCAGCTGTTGGTTACTCTTtgttattttactatttttgatTAGCAGTAAGCAGTTATATTATTTCGGTAAATGCATAGACTTGATTTTTGTATTGTTGTTTATTGATTATTAGCTAAAACAATATGTATCCCAAACTTATTTTTGAATCCTTTACCCATTTAAATATCATAGTACCATATATTTCTCATACCTAAGCAAAAATAGTTTAACCATTAAATTTTATCCActtactattaaaatagaagcaattttaaaaagaaaccttaaaaaggtaaaatattaACAGAAATGTCATTATTGGATACGTGGCAAGCAGGTAGGCCTTCTCAGGCAAATGTTAAAAAAACCATCGCTAACTCTAGGAAATTACGCGAATTGCCACTCGCACGCAAGGCCTTATTTATTCCTCATATAATATTATACCATAGTTTTCTATATGTTTCCTTATCTCGATCTCCCTTTTATATTTTCCCCATTTATCAATATATTGTCATCTCCTTCCCATACACAGATTTGAATCCAATTCTGTAAAGATGAAGTTGTCATTTGCACTCATCGTAtgggaaaaaaaattgatataattttctttttttttttgtcaaactgatataattttcttattacCATATACATTAGCATAATTCAAAAATTTCCAATATGTTTTTTAATACGAGTTATACAACAAAATAcaatatcatttataatatCGAATTTGAATACAgtccaaatttattttatatcatgattATTATCGTAATACAAGGAGATCTCTAAGAATATACAGATTTCTAAGACAGATCCGTGATATAAATACCTATTTTAAACATACTGTATTACCGTATTTTAacagaattgttttttttttgaatacgTGTATTTATTGATATCATAAGGTTTTGTGTTGGGGTAATTGATCATACATGAACAGACCACATATTTTCGGATTTCGAATATAAGCCAGGAATATTTAGTTCAATCATTCAATTTCCGTAACTTTAGATAATTGATATGATATAACGTATTGCGATCCCCACTAAATTAATACGGATCGGAGGATAGTCATCCATGATCTAAGGGATATGATATACATATGATTCGTATATGAAAGGGAAAAAAGGGAACCTGTATAAATGTAAACGAATTGGTTACATACTTGACCCGATATGTAATTAGTTTTCTCttaatttgaaatattcaaaaatttaaataaaagcaATGCAAAAGGAACAATAATGATCACGCATTATAGGGGATTTGTTAGTTTCACAGTAAAAGGAAAGTCAACAATAAGGACAAAACTTGGTCCCATttcatctatttttatttatgagcTAAAGTAAATGTGGGATGTATCGTAACAATCTAATTGCATCCTCAATAGATATTATTATTGACTAAACGAAAGTTTCCTATAATGCAAGAGTGAATAATGAATCATTTAAGCCGAAATtttctcatttttatatttagctTTTGCCTCACGGCTTAGGAGTACTATATAAACACTTTGATCTCAGCCAATAAGAAGCACAAACTACCAGAAACCTATAAACGTTGCAACCTAAAAAAAGACCCAAAAGGCGACGGCTACTTTCCTAACATTCTACGTGGACTGTTGTTTGAACGAAGCACATATTGCCGTTTGATGTTGCCTTCTGTTGTTTTTCAAACTTTCCTGACATCCTACGTGGTTTAGTTCCTCCTAAGTTCTCTATCAGTATGTTAAGTCAGTCTTCTCTATTACTATACATAATTCGAATAGCAAAGTCTGCTCACTAgacttttgtttatattttttttattttaaactgatgttACAATGTTTGTAAATTGTGGTAAGACCTCTACGGGGCTTTGGTAGGTGTTAGAAATATTGAACTAATTAAAGAACAGAGAATGGAGTTTTCTTAAATCATTATACGATATGTTCtcattttttgttaactttgtAAAGTTATAAAGGAACATACTAAATACTTGACTATATTCAAATAATAACAGGTTCTTAGAAATTAAGTGTGCTCCATATGGAAATCTAGCTTAAGAAATGGAAGAGAAAGTGTTTACCTTTACAAGTTCGGCACAGTTGTTACTTCTTATTAtccttttattattaaaagagaagcagtttaaaaaataatttagttNNNNNNNNNNNNNNNNNNNNNNNNNNNNNNNNNNNNNNNNNNNNNNNNNNNNNNNNNNNNNNNNNNNNNNNNNNNNNNNNNNNNNNNNNNNNNNNNNNNNtatccaagggtttagggtttagaatttagggtttaggtttagagtttaaaattatccaagggtttagggtatacccaagggtttagagtttaggattttgggtttagggtttagtgttttttgacgatattaaaaatcattttcaaaaaatcattttttgtaacgactattatttttatttgtttttttttatttattttaaaaacataatataacttgacaatattttctttcttttttttaaaagaatattaattatgaaatacttgattcatattggttggtgaacctaaatgttcattctaggggtgaacctaagaataactctattttttggGGTGAAATAGCACTATAGGGGATATCTTTTTCAATAGACTATAAGCACGGCTCTACCTATGACTAATCAATTACTTGAGATGATTGGAAATCTGCAGGTTGTACTCAATATGGGATTATATTGGTTATAGCAAGTAGATATGATCCTTGAAAATTAAAGCTATAATATCACTTCATCGTGAAAGGTGTAgggtttgtcattttattaacaaatttgtcatttcattaacaattttttcattttataaacataaaaattataacgaaTGCACTTTGCTGCCACATCCCaatttgtcattttttttttgggaaaaaatgTAGCATTTCGtgagtgtttctatttttggcaaaaaacaaaaagtgtgatatcaattttgaccaaaaaatgtaagattcacgtaggtttccaaatttattaaatttacccaaataTATTAGAattaaatgtagacaaatttgttttcctttcattttggtaaaaaatgaaggatctatgaaggtttccaagtttattaaatttactcagatttatgataattgtccataaatttacataattttatgaattatcatttatttgggtagatttcataaatatgaaagtttcttttatgagtcaaaatgtataatatattgggtaactttcataaattttagagtttacatcgattttatattaattcgtatagatttatgttgactttatatatgaacaaacatgtattatattaaaagtagttgctcatatatgatttttaaatattaaatatgatccaCAAGTTTAATGAATAAAGAATATTTATGGGGTCCATAAAAGTTAGTTGTTAAAAGTTAgtgggaaaaaaaattattttttataagcaAAGTGGATTTTGGGTCCCACAAAATTACTTTTCTAACTTGCCAAGTTTAATAGGCAAAaatagggctgggcaaaaagaccgaacccgaaaaaccaaaccgaatccgatccgaaaagtAGTacaaaacccgaaccaaaattgataaaaaacccgaacgggttcaaatttttggtatttaaataaccgaacccaaacccgatccgaaccgaaatatttcgggtacccaaatatatctgaaatagattaatatatctatatatattaactaattttagatttaatgtatattaaaaagcatccaaaaatatatgatacttttaaattgtccaaaatacttgaaaaatatatacaaatagtcaaaagtacatgtctaaatagttaaagtatactcaaaacaccaataatattgaaaatatatattgattctcattccaaatattcaaagtaaaccaatttatatattaagttttggtattttaacacatgttattcaaatttatatgtaatattttttttatagattttgaagtttaaagtatatagtgaattttaaaattttaaaaataatttaaatgggttatccgaacccgaactgaacccgcaatgatccgaaccgaatccgaaccaaaatttagaaatacccg
This genomic stretch from Raphanus sativus cultivar WK10039 chromosome 3, ASM80110v3, whole genome shotgun sequence harbors:
- the LOC108836586 gene encoding ruBisCO large subunit-binding protein subunit alpha, chloroplastic-like, whose translation is MASTNALSSASLLCSSRQGKLIGGNEQKGERVSYRKASRRFSIRANVKEISFDQNSRAALQAGIDKLADAVGLTLGPRGRNVVLDEFGSPKVVNDGVTIARAIELPDAMENAGAALIREVASKTNDSAGDGTTTASVLAREIIKHGLLSVTSGANPVSLKRGIDKTVQALIEELEKKARPVKGGSDIKAVATISAGNDELVGTMIADAIDKVGPDGVLSIESSSSFETTVEVEEGMEIDRGYISPQFVTNPEKLLVEFENARVLITDQKISAIKDIIPILEKTTQLRAPLLIIAEDVTGEALATLVVNKLRGVLNVVAVKAPGFGERRKAMLQDIAILTGAEYQALDMGLLVENTTIDQLGIARKVTISKDSTTLIADAASKDELQARISQLKKELFETDSVYDSEKLAERIAKLSGGVAVIKVGAATETELEDRKLRIEDAKNATFAAIEEGIVPGGGATLVHLSTVIPAIKEKLEDADERLGADIVQKALVAPAALIAQNAGIEGEVVVEKIMFSEWEIGYNAMTDNYENLLEAGVIDPAKVTRCALQNAASVAGMVLTTQAIVVDKPKPKAPAAAPPQGLMV